A stretch of Mytilus edulis chromosome 11, xbMytEdul2.2, whole genome shotgun sequence DNA encodes these proteins:
- the LOC139496038 gene encoding vitelline membrane outer layer protein 1 homolog, giving the protein MQLYVIASIFIFLFQNVVSAVGNYKPRKEYFRVEKNKKIRTGNLTVVGRMSENQCAVFCVAFSDRCCEITYINPTKECRFDKSGCCSTDFVTVSGSSILHTRRTYVDYNKILSVTNGGCLGDWTNEEFCTKGHYAIGYRMKIEGPNADRTELNAIEIICGSRSVERCGDTVSSGQQVWGKWTVEALCPAKTFLTAFSLQVHQFDVNTDNTGANYVRFKCRHFKDEYSGFDLSVSPGIGSFGSYGEWSQACPVNSAICGVKTKIEDKKGSFDDTALNDVEFFCCE; this is encoded by the exons ATGCAACTGTATGTTATCGCTTCGATATTTATCTTCCTATTTCAAAATGTGGTGTCGGCGGTTGGAAATTATAAGCCGAGGAAAGAATACTTTAGagtagaaaaaaataagaaaattaggACAGGGAATCTCACAGTCGTAGGTAGAATGTCTGAAAATCAATGTGCAGTATTTTGTGTCGCATTCAGTGACCGATGTTGTGAGATTACTTACATAAACCCGACGAAGGAGTGTAGATTTGATAAATCCGGATGCTGTTCTACGGATTTTGTCACTGTATCAGGTTCAAGCATCCTACATACCAGACGTACATATGTTG ACTATAATAAGATATTGTCTGTAACGAATGGAGGATGTTTGGGTGATTGGACAAATGAAGAATTTTGTACGAAAGGTCATTATGCTATTGGTTACAGAATGAAA ATCGAAGGACCAAATGCAGATAGGACAGAATTGAATGCCATTGAAATTATATGTGGAAGTAGAAGTGTTGAACGTTGTGGCGATACGGTCAGTTCTGGTCAGCAGGTATGGGGAAAGTGGACCGTGGAAGCACTCTGTCCAGCAAAGACATTTCTTACCGCATTTTCTCTTCAAGTACATCAATTTGAT GTTAATACAGATAATACAGGTGCCAACTACGTCAGATTCAAATGCAGACATTTTAAGGATGAATATTCTGGTTTTGACCTAAGCGTTTCCCCTGGGATTGGCTCATTTGGCTCTTATGGTGAATGGAGTCAAGCTTGTCCAGTGAACAGTGCCATTTGTGGTGTAAAGACTAAAATTGAGGATAAAAAAGGAAGTTTCGACGACACCGCACTAAATGATGTTGAATTCTTCTGTTGTGAATAA